From a region of the Panicum virgatum strain AP13 chromosome 2K, P.virgatum_v5, whole genome shotgun sequence genome:
- the LOC120695002 gene encoding plastidial pyruvate kinase 1, chloroplastic-like: MDGTLLSSPRACAPASRRRAAERPVPRPDEAGCAGLSRTRAAGCGTVQSNALLYMISDIAVLAKIEIIRASDGAMVARGDMGMGAQVPLEQVPSIQQKQWGDIQRRLLVFLGVLASGLRSGGGRRSAMRHWNFKEFHLPSLTRYQKKSAIQQLKWLTAWEQMPFFVFTKTGHMASLLSRCRPDCPVFGFTTSTSVRRRLNLQWALIPFRLSFSNDMESNLNRTFSLLKARGMIQSGDLVIALSDMLQSIQVMNVP; encoded by the exons aTGGATGGCACCTTGCTTTCGAGCCCGCGCGCGTGCGCCCCGGCgtcccggcggcgagcggcggagcgtcCTGTCCCGCGCCCCGACGAAGCGGGCTGCGCGGGTCTGTCCCGCACGAGGGCGGCCGGCTGTGGGACGGTGCAG TCTAATGCTTTATTGTATATGATCAGTGATATAGCAGTCCTTGCGAAAATCGAGATCATCCGAGCATCAGATGGTGCCATGGTAGCCAGAGGGGATATGGGGATGGGGGCACAGGTTCCCTTGGAGCAGGTCCCCTCAATACAACAAAAG CAATGGGGAGATATCCAGAGAAGGCTCTTAGTGTTCTTAGGAGTGTTAGCCTCAGGATTGAGAAGTGGTGGCGGGAGGAGAAGCGCCATGAGACACTGGAACTTCAAGGAGTTTCATCTTCCTTCTCTGACAAGATATCAGAAGAAATCTGCAATTCAACAGCTAAAATGG CTAACGGCTTGGGAGCAGATGCCGTTTTTTGTTTTCACGAAGACTGGCCACATGGCCTCCCTGCTCTCACGATGCCGTCCTGATTGTCCTGTTTTCGGCTTCACAACCTCAACGTCCGTCAGGAGACGGCTGAACCTCCAGTGGGCACTCATCCCCTTCCGCCTCAGCTTCTCCAACGACATGGAGAGCAACCTGAACCGCACCTTCTCCCTGCTCAAGGCCAGGGGCATGATCCAGTCAGGGGACCTGGTGATTGCTCTCTCCGACATGCTGCAGTCCATCCAGGTGATGAACGTACCCTGA
- the LOC120663860 gene encoding putative disease resistance protein RGA4 isoform X1, with amino-acid sequence MAEVLATMVVGPLVSMVKDNASSYLLDQYKVMEGMEEQHEVLKRKLPAILNVITDAEEQAAAKREGAKAWLEKVRKVAYQANDVLDEFKYEALRRKAKEEGHYEALGMDVIKLFPSHNRFVFRLTMANKLHKILQEIDVLIKEMNDFGFRSKPGPSEPINYLRQNNSDIIDPVNIAKESRAQEKKDVVDRLLAQASSPDLTVLPIVGMGGLGKTTLAQLIYNDPDIQKHFELRLWVCVSDNFDVDSLADRIVKENGYNASESSALAKLHNVVKGKRYLLVLDDVWNRNVHKWERLKSYLQHGGSGSSVLTTTRDDKVAELMGTTEANNLKGLDEIYIKEIIETKAFGSKQVEQRPRELVEMVGDIVKRCSGSPLAATALGSVLRTKTRKQEWEGILNRSMICDEENEILPVLKLSYNCLRPYMRQCFAFCAMFPKDYEIDVQGLIHLWMANGFIPEQPRECPETIGEKIFNELKSRSFFQDLKNGPFDKIITCKIHDLMHDVAESAMGKECAAITTHPSQSEDALHSTRHLYLSVDRPENLLNASLEKGSPAFQTLICDGYVEEDMKILSKYNSIRALKIKRGSFLRPKYLHHLRYLDLSESDIEALPEDISILYHLQTLNLSDCRDLQRLPKELKYLTSLRHLYTHNCPELKSMPAELGHLTCLQTLTCFVVGTDTGCSNVRELRNLDLGGRLELRQLQNVARADVVEAASLGNKKKLTELELVWTGKDLQAQNNNHKEVVQGLKPHDGLKALRIHSCGSSTFPSWMNMLNGMVEFTLSYCKMLEKLPALWQLPVLEILHLEGLQSLHCLCSGGTTPITFQKLKVLTLFHMEKFEAWWDTDVVQGEEPIFPKVEKLDIRRCGVLTALPKAVPMITESSGGVDTKCRSAFPELRKMMLMHLNMFDRWEAVEGTLGEGVTFPRLEELYIRDCASLSALPKASVHQGSAFPALWKLDLLDLSALERWGAAEGTPGEEVTFPLLEKLDIRDCPKLTDLPEAPKLSVLAIKGRGQQISLQTASRYIPSLSSLHLDAPPDDTETTLQHKEKWNHELPLATMWLARCDLLFSSRSNALALWECFARLVHLAICDCDALVYWPENVFQVLVSLRKLLIRGCSKLTGLTQASGEQSAPGRDGLLPHLEVLIIDDCESFVGVPNLPASLKELQIERCNNDNLKSIVFGLQEDTSLARGEGVVQLDTSPSNPGSSSREATTSTAVLKLPSATNLRFLPCLESLTIWRCNGLSEVANLPPSIKTLDIYGCGNLRSLSGELRDIQKLTIQSCSLLESLDSCLGELRSLEELNLSGCKRLVSLPDGPQAYSSLRVLRIEGCDGVKSLPPSLQNRLNCLERKYLYGRFEEPTLTRKMRRLVNKAATRLFPFSRDEESDSD; translated from the coding sequence ATGGCTGAGGTACTGGCCACCATGGTGGTCGGGCCACTGGTGTCCATGGTGAAGGACAATGCCTCCAGCTACCTCCTGGACCAGTACAAGGTGATGGAGGGAATGGAGGAGCAGCACGAGGTCCTCAAGCGCAAGCTGCCGGCCATCCTGAACGTCATCAccgacgccgaggagcaggcagcaGCGAAGAGAGAAGGGGCGAAAGCCTGGCTGGAGAAGGTCCGGAAGGTTGCCTACCAGGCGAATGATGTCCTAGACGAATTCAAGTACGAGGCGTTGCGCCGCAAAGCCAAGGAGGAGGGGCACTACGAGGCACTCGGCATGGATGTAATAAAGCTCTTCCCTTCTCACAACCGTTTTGTTTTCCGTCTCACAATGGCAAACAAGCTCCATAAGATCCTGCAAGAAATTGATGTCCTCATCAAAGAAATGAATGACTTTGGGTTCAGGTCCAAACCAGGGCCATCAGAGCCCATAAATTACTTGAGGCAGAATAATTCTGATATCATCGACCCTGTGAACATTGCTAAAGAATCAAGAGCCCAAGAGAAGAAGGATGTTGTTGATAGATTACTTGCTCAAGCTAGTAGCCCGGATCTCACAGTCCTTCCAATCGTTGGAATGGGGGGATTGGGCAAGACCACCTTGGCACAGCTCATTTACAATGACCCTGACATCCAGAAGCATTTCGAGTTACGGCTTTGGGTGTGTGTCTCTGATAACTTTGATGTGGATTCCCTGGCTGATAGAATAGTGAAAGAGAATGGTTATAATGCAAGTGAAAGTTCAGCATTGGCCAAGCTTCACAATGTAGTGAAGGGTAAGAGGTACCTCCTCGTATTGGATGATGTCTGGAACCGTAATGTGCACAAGTGGGAAAGGCTGAAGTCCTACCTTCAGCATGGTGGCAGTGGTAGCTCAGTGTTGACAACAACCCGTGATGACAAAGTTGCTGAGCTAATGGGTACAACAGAAGCCAACAATCTCAAGGGCTTGGATGAAATCTACATAAAGGAAATTATTGAGACAAAAGCATTCGGTTCAAAACAAGTAGAGCAAAGGCCTCGTGAACTGGTTGAAATGGTTGGTGACATAGTGAAGAGATGTTCTGGCTCTCCTTTGGCTGCCACAGCTTTGGGCTCTGTACTACGTACCAAGACCAGGAAGCAAGAATGGGAAGGTATACTAAATAGAAGCATGATTTGTGATGAGGAAAATGAAATTCTGCCGGTACTTAAACTCAGTTACAATTGCTTGCGGCCATATATGCGGCAATGCTTTGCTTTCTGTGCTATGTTTCCAAAGGATTATGAGATTGATGTGCAAGGTCTAATCCACCTATGGATGGCCAATGGTTTTATCCCAGAGCAACCAAGAGAGTGTCCTGAAACCATTGGAGAAAAAATTTTCAATGAGCTGAAGTCGAGGTCATTTTTTCAGGATTTGAAAAACGGCCCATTTGACAAAATAATTACTTGTAAGATCCATGACCTTATGCATGATGTTGCAGAATCTGCTATGGGAAAAGAATGTGCTGCAATAACTACACACCCGAGCCAAAGTGAGGATGCTCTTCATTCAACTCGTCATTTGTATTTATCAGTCGATCGACCAGAAAATCTTCTGAATGCTTCCCTAGAGAAAGGATCTCCAGCTTTCCAAACATTGATATGTGATGGATATGTAGAAGAAGATATGAAGATcttgtcaaaatacaactctatCAGAGCTTTAAAGATCAAACGGGGCTCATTCCTAAGGCCGAAATATCTTCATCACCTGAGGTATCTTGATCTCTCAGAAAGTGATATTGAAGCGCTTCCTGAAGACATCAGCATCCTATATCATCTGCAAACACTGAACCTTTCTGATTGCCGTGATCTTCAGCGACTTCCAAAGGAACTAAAGTATTTGACTTCCCTCCGTCACCTCTACACTCACAACTGTCCAGAGTTGAAAAGCATGCCCGCAGAGCTCGGACACCTCACTTGCCTGCAGACACTTACATGCTTTGTTGTAGGTACTGACACCGGTTGCAGTAATGTGAGAGAGCTGCGGAATTTGGACCTTGGTGGTAGACTAGAGCTAAGACAGCTCCAAAATGTCGCAAGAGCAGATGTTGTAGAAGCAGCAAGTCTTGGAAATAAGAAAAAACTGACCGAACTGGAGTTAGTATGGACTGGTAAAGACCTGCAGGCACAGAATAATAATCATAAAGAGGTGGTGCAAGGTCTCAAACCTCATGATGGGCTGAAGGCCCTAAGGATACATTCATGTGGGAGTAGTACTTTTCCATCATGGATGAATATGTTGAATGGCATGGTGGAGTTTACGTTATCTTATTGCAAAATGCTCGAGAAGCTTCCTGCACTCTGGCAGTTACCAGTTCTGGAAATTCTTCACCTGGAAGGATTGCAGAGTTTACATTGTTTGTGCAGCGGTGGTACTACACCCATCACATTTCAGAAACTGAAGGTGCTTACCTTGTTTCATATGGAAAAATTTGAGGCATGGTGGGACACAGATGTGGTGCAAGGAGAAGAGCCGATATTTCCCAAGGTTGAGAAGCTGGATATCCGTAGGTGTGGAGTTTTGACTGCATTACCAAAAGCAGTGCCAATGATTACGGAATCATCTGGCGGAGTTGACACTAAGTGCCGCTCCGCATTTCCAGAACTGAGAAAAATGATGTTGATGCATTTGAATATGTTTGACAGGTGGGAGGCAGTCGAAGGAACTCTAGGAGAAGGGGTAACATTTCCTCGGCTCGAGGAACTGTACATCAGGGATTGTGCAAGCCTCAGTGCACTACCAAAAGCCTCAGTACATCAGGGATCCGCATTTCCAGCACTGTGGAAACTAGACTTACTTGATTTGTCGGCCCTTGAGAGGTGGGGGGCAGCCGAAGGAACTCCGGGAGAAGAGGTAACATTTCCTCTGCTGGAGAAGTTGGACATTCGTGACTGCCCGAAGTTGACTGATCTACCTGAAGCACCGAAGCTAAGTGTATTAGCCATAAAAGGACGTGGTCAACAAATATCCCTGCAGACAGCTAGCAGATACATTCCTTCACTGTCCAGTCTGCATCTGGATGCGCCACCCGATGACACGGAAACAACACTGCAACATAAGGAGAAATGGAATCATGAACTCCCCTTGGCAACTATGTGGTTAGCTAGGTGCGACCTTCTGTTCTCGTCCCGCTCAAATGCACTAGCGCTGTGGGAATGTTTTGCACGGCTAGTACATTTGGCAATTTGCGATTGCGACGCTCTTGTCTACTGGCCAGAAAACGTGTTCCAGGTCCTGGTATCCCTGAGGAAGTTATTGATTCGGGGATGCAGCAAACTGACAGGACTCACACAAGCTTCTGGCGAGCAATCTGCTCCAGGACGGGATGGACTCCTGCCACATCTGGAGGTTCTAATCATAGATGATTGCGAATCTTTCGTAGGGGTCCCCAACCTGCCGGCATCTCTCAAGGAATTACAGATTGAGCGCTGCAATAATGATAATCTCAAGTCCATCGTATTCGGTCTGCAGGAGGACACAAGCTTGGCGAGGGGAGAAGGTGTTGTACAGCTGGACACATCACCATCAAATCCAGGGTCCAGCAGTCGTGAGGCCACAACGTCTACAGCTGTACTGAAGCTGCCATCAGCAACCAACCTTCGCTTCCTTCCATGCCTAGAATCTCTAACTATATGGCGCTGCAATGGTTTGTCTGAGGTTGCCAATCTTCCTCCGTCTATCAAGACCTTGGACATTTATGGCTGCGGCAATCTTCGATCCTTATCAGGAGAGCTACGTGACATCCAAAAATTGACTATTCAATCTTGCAGTCTGTTGGAATCACTGGATTCTTGCTTAGGAGAGCTTCGGTCGCTGGAAGAACTAAATCTCTCTGGTTGCAAAAGGCTGGTATCCTTACCGGATGGGCCTCAAGCATACTCATCCCTTAGAGTTCTTCGGATTGAAGGTTGTGATGGTGTGAAGTCGCTCCCGCCGAGCCTACAGAACCGTTTGAATTGCCTCGAGCGGAAATATCTATATGGCCGTTTTGAAG
- the LOC120663860 gene encoding putative disease resistance protein RGA4 isoform X2 has protein sequence MAEVLATMVVGPLVSMVKDNASSYLLDQYKVMEGMEEQHEVLKRKLPAILNVITDAEEQAAAKREGAKAWLEKVRKVAYQANDVLDEFKYEALRRKAKEEGHYEALGMDVIKLFPSHNRFVFRLTMANKLHKILQEIDVLIKEMNDFGFRSKPGPSEPINYLRQNNSDIIDPVNIAKESRAQEKKDVVDRLLAQASSPDLTVLPIVGMGGLGKTTLAQLIYNDPDIQKHFELRLWVCVSDNFDVDSLADRIVKENGYNASESSALAKLHNVVKGKRYLLVLDDVWNRNVHKWERLKSYLQHGGSGSSVLTTTRDDKVAELMGTTEANNLKGLDEIYIKEIIETKAFGSKQVEQRPRELVEMVGDIVKRCSGSPLAATALGSVLRTKTRKQEWEGILNRSMICDEENEILPVLKLSYNCLRPYMRQCFAFCAMFPKDYEIDVQGLIHLWMANGFIPEQPRECPETIGEKIFNELKSRSFFQDLKNGPFDKIITCKIHDLMHDVAESAMGKECAAITTHPSQSEDALHSTRHLYLSVDRPENLLNASLEKGSPAFQTLICDGYVEEDMKILSKYNSIRALKIKRGSFLRPKYLHHLRYLDLSESDIEALPEDISILYHLQTLNLSDCRDLQRLPKELKYLTSLRHLYTHNCPELKSMPAELGHLTCLQTLTCFVVGTDTGCSNVRELRNLDLGGRLELRQLQNVARADVVEAASLGNKKKLTELELVWTGKDLQAQNNNHKEVVQGLKPHDGLKALRIHSCGSSTFPSWMNMLNGMVEFTLSYCKMLEKLPALWQLPVLEILHLEGLQSLHCLCSGGTTPITFQKLKVLTLFHMEKFEAWWDTDVVQGEEPIFPKVEKLDIRRCGVLTALPKAVPMITESSGGVDTKCRSAFPELRKMMLMHLNMFDRWEAVEGTLGEGVTFPRLEELYIRDCASLSALPKASVHQGSAFPALWKLDLLDLSALERWGAAEGTPGEEVTFPLLEKLDIRDCPKLTDLPEAPKLSVLAIKGRGQQISLQTASRYIPSLSSLHLDAPPDDTETTLQHKEKWNHELPLATMWLARCDLLFSSRSNALALWECFARLVHLAICDCDALVYWPENVFQVLVSLRKLLIRGCSKLTGLTQASGEQSAPGRDGLLPHLEVLIIDDCESFVGVPNLPASLKELQIERCNNDNLKSIVFGLQEDTSLARGEGVVQLDTSPSNPGSSSREATTSTAVLKLPSATNLRFLPCLESLTIWRCNGLSEVANLPPSIKTLDIYGCGNLRSLSGELRSLEELNLSGCKRLVSLPDGPQAYSSLRVLRIEGCDGVKSLPPSLQNRLNCLERKYLYGRFEEPTLTRKMRRLVNKAATRLFPFSRDEESDSD, from the exons ATGGCTGAGGTACTGGCCACCATGGTGGTCGGGCCACTGGTGTCCATGGTGAAGGACAATGCCTCCAGCTACCTCCTGGACCAGTACAAGGTGATGGAGGGAATGGAGGAGCAGCACGAGGTCCTCAAGCGCAAGCTGCCGGCCATCCTGAACGTCATCAccgacgccgaggagcaggcagcaGCGAAGAGAGAAGGGGCGAAAGCCTGGCTGGAGAAGGTCCGGAAGGTTGCCTACCAGGCGAATGATGTCCTAGACGAATTCAAGTACGAGGCGTTGCGCCGCAAAGCCAAGGAGGAGGGGCACTACGAGGCACTCGGCATGGATGTAATAAAGCTCTTCCCTTCTCACAACCGTTTTGTTTTCCGTCTCACAATGGCAAACAAGCTCCATAAGATCCTGCAAGAAATTGATGTCCTCATCAAAGAAATGAATGACTTTGGGTTCAGGTCCAAACCAGGGCCATCAGAGCCCATAAATTACTTGAGGCAGAATAATTCTGATATCATCGACCCTGTGAACATTGCTAAAGAATCAAGAGCCCAAGAGAAGAAGGATGTTGTTGATAGATTACTTGCTCAAGCTAGTAGCCCGGATCTCACAGTCCTTCCAATCGTTGGAATGGGGGGATTGGGCAAGACCACCTTGGCACAGCTCATTTACAATGACCCTGACATCCAGAAGCATTTCGAGTTACGGCTTTGGGTGTGTGTCTCTGATAACTTTGATGTGGATTCCCTGGCTGATAGAATAGTGAAAGAGAATGGTTATAATGCAAGTGAAAGTTCAGCATTGGCCAAGCTTCACAATGTAGTGAAGGGTAAGAGGTACCTCCTCGTATTGGATGATGTCTGGAACCGTAATGTGCACAAGTGGGAAAGGCTGAAGTCCTACCTTCAGCATGGTGGCAGTGGTAGCTCAGTGTTGACAACAACCCGTGATGACAAAGTTGCTGAGCTAATGGGTACAACAGAAGCCAACAATCTCAAGGGCTTGGATGAAATCTACATAAAGGAAATTATTGAGACAAAAGCATTCGGTTCAAAACAAGTAGAGCAAAGGCCTCGTGAACTGGTTGAAATGGTTGGTGACATAGTGAAGAGATGTTCTGGCTCTCCTTTGGCTGCCACAGCTTTGGGCTCTGTACTACGTACCAAGACCAGGAAGCAAGAATGGGAAGGTATACTAAATAGAAGCATGATTTGTGATGAGGAAAATGAAATTCTGCCGGTACTTAAACTCAGTTACAATTGCTTGCGGCCATATATGCGGCAATGCTTTGCTTTCTGTGCTATGTTTCCAAAGGATTATGAGATTGATGTGCAAGGTCTAATCCACCTATGGATGGCCAATGGTTTTATCCCAGAGCAACCAAGAGAGTGTCCTGAAACCATTGGAGAAAAAATTTTCAATGAGCTGAAGTCGAGGTCATTTTTTCAGGATTTGAAAAACGGCCCATTTGACAAAATAATTACTTGTAAGATCCATGACCTTATGCATGATGTTGCAGAATCTGCTATGGGAAAAGAATGTGCTGCAATAACTACACACCCGAGCCAAAGTGAGGATGCTCTTCATTCAACTCGTCATTTGTATTTATCAGTCGATCGACCAGAAAATCTTCTGAATGCTTCCCTAGAGAAAGGATCTCCAGCTTTCCAAACATTGATATGTGATGGATATGTAGAAGAAGATATGAAGATcttgtcaaaatacaactctatCAGAGCTTTAAAGATCAAACGGGGCTCATTCCTAAGGCCGAAATATCTTCATCACCTGAGGTATCTTGATCTCTCAGAAAGTGATATTGAAGCGCTTCCTGAAGACATCAGCATCCTATATCATCTGCAAACACTGAACCTTTCTGATTGCCGTGATCTTCAGCGACTTCCAAAGGAACTAAAGTATTTGACTTCCCTCCGTCACCTCTACACTCACAACTGTCCAGAGTTGAAAAGCATGCCCGCAGAGCTCGGACACCTCACTTGCCTGCAGACACTTACATGCTTTGTTGTAGGTACTGACACCGGTTGCAGTAATGTGAGAGAGCTGCGGAATTTGGACCTTGGTGGTAGACTAGAGCTAAGACAGCTCCAAAATGTCGCAAGAGCAGATGTTGTAGAAGCAGCAAGTCTTGGAAATAAGAAAAAACTGACCGAACTGGAGTTAGTATGGACTGGTAAAGACCTGCAGGCACAGAATAATAATCATAAAGAGGTGGTGCAAGGTCTCAAACCTCATGATGGGCTGAAGGCCCTAAGGATACATTCATGTGGGAGTAGTACTTTTCCATCATGGATGAATATGTTGAATGGCATGGTGGAGTTTACGTTATCTTATTGCAAAATGCTCGAGAAGCTTCCTGCACTCTGGCAGTTACCAGTTCTGGAAATTCTTCACCTGGAAGGATTGCAGAGTTTACATTGTTTGTGCAGCGGTGGTACTACACCCATCACATTTCAGAAACTGAAGGTGCTTACCTTGTTTCATATGGAAAAATTTGAGGCATGGTGGGACACAGATGTGGTGCAAGGAGAAGAGCCGATATTTCCCAAGGTTGAGAAGCTGGATATCCGTAGGTGTGGAGTTTTGACTGCATTACCAAAAGCAGTGCCAATGATTACGGAATCATCTGGCGGAGTTGACACTAAGTGCCGCTCCGCATTTCCAGAACTGAGAAAAATGATGTTGATGCATTTGAATATGTTTGACAGGTGGGAGGCAGTCGAAGGAACTCTAGGAGAAGGGGTAACATTTCCTCGGCTCGAGGAACTGTACATCAGGGATTGTGCAAGCCTCAGTGCACTACCAAAAGCCTCAGTACATCAGGGATCCGCATTTCCAGCACTGTGGAAACTAGACTTACTTGATTTGTCGGCCCTTGAGAGGTGGGGGGCAGCCGAAGGAACTCCGGGAGAAGAGGTAACATTTCCTCTGCTGGAGAAGTTGGACATTCGTGACTGCCCGAAGTTGACTGATCTACCTGAAGCACCGAAGCTAAGTGTATTAGCCATAAAAGGACGTGGTCAACAAATATCCCTGCAGACAGCTAGCAGATACATTCCTTCACTGTCCAGTCTGCATCTGGATGCGCCACCCGATGACACGGAAACAACACTGCAACATAAGGAGAAATGGAATCATGAACTCCCCTTGGCAACTATGTGGTTAGCTAGGTGCGACCTTCTGTTCTCGTCCCGCTCAAATGCACTAGCGCTGTGGGAATGTTTTGCACGGCTAGTACATTTGGCAATTTGCGATTGCGACGCTCTTGTCTACTGGCCAGAAAACGTGTTCCAGGTCCTGGTATCCCTGAGGAAGTTATTGATTCGGGGATGCAGCAAACTGACAGGACTCACACAAGCTTCTGGCGAGCAATCTGCTCCAGGACGGGATGGACTCCTGCCACATCTGGAGGTTCTAATCATAGATGATTGCGAATCTTTCGTAGGGGTCCCCAACCTGCCGGCATCTCTCAAGGAATTACAGATTGAGCGCTGCAATAATGATAATCTCAAGTCCATCGTATTCGGTCTGCAGGAGGACACAAGCTTGGCGAGGGGAGAAGGTGTTGTACAGCTGGACACATCACCATCAAATCCAGGGTCCAGCAGTCGTGAGGCCACAACGTCTACAGCTGTACTGAAGCTGCCATCAGCAACCAACCTTCGCTTCCTTCCATGCCTAGAATCTCTAACTATATGGCGCTGCAATGGTTTGTCTGAGGTTGCCAATCTTCCTCCGTCTATCAAGACCTTGGACATTTATGGCTGCGGCAATCTTCGATCCTTATCAG GAGAGCTTCGGTCGCTGGAAGAACTAAATCTCTCTGGTTGCAAAAGGCTGGTATCCTTACCGGATGGGCCTCAAGCATACTCATCCCTTAGAGTTCTTCGGATTGAAGGTTGTGATGGTGTGAAGTCGCTCCCGCCGAGCCTACAGAACCGTTTGAATTGCCTCGAGCGGAAATATCTATATGGCCGTTTTGAAG